One genomic region from Streptomyces venezuelae encodes:
- a CDS encoding FAD-dependent monooxygenase, translated as MSPHTSSPAHSPARSPYGRSPHVVIAGGGIAGLTTALSLHAAGFERVTVVEAAAAIRPVGAGLNLMPNAVRELDALGLLDALEAGALRTRELRYYHRSGGLISREPRGLGAGYRWPQLSVHRAHLQQVLAGAVRARLGAAALVTGVRVSGVEPLPDGRPRLRLEHRSGAVRGRASLEPDVLVGADGIRSAVRAALHPGESGPPWNGMLVWRGVSRMPARAVGSFMLIAGDDRQKAVVYPMSRPTGPGREVLVNWALARPADSGCAAAEERLRGDWDRSVPVETFLPFYEGWEFDGVRVPDILRAADSAHEYPMVDREPLDRWTHGRTTLLGDAAHAMYPTGSNGATQSIVDARALAHALARHDDPAEGLAAYEAERRPAMTALQRANRRLGPEVVINLAHERAPHGFTDIHDVVPAAELAAVAGRYATAGAFDAETVNQGSPYEVPLPAIG; from the coding sequence ATGTCCCCGCACACTTCCTCCCCTGCCCACTCCCCGGCCCGCTCCCCCTACGGACGGAGCCCGCACGTCGTGATCGCCGGCGGCGGCATCGCCGGGCTCACCACCGCCCTGTCCCTGCACGCCGCCGGATTCGAGCGCGTCACGGTCGTCGAGGCGGCCGCCGCGATCCGCCCGGTCGGTGCGGGGCTCAACCTGATGCCGAACGCCGTCCGCGAACTGGACGCCCTCGGCCTGCTCGACGCGCTCGAGGCAGGCGCCCTGCGCACCCGCGAGCTGCGCTACTACCACCGCTCGGGCGGCCTGATATCCCGCGAGCCGCGCGGTCTCGGCGCGGGCTACCGCTGGCCGCAGCTCTCGGTGCACCGCGCCCACCTCCAGCAGGTCCTCGCGGGCGCGGTCCGGGCCAGGCTCGGCGCGGCGGCGCTCGTGACGGGGGTCCGGGTGAGCGGCGTGGAACCGCTGCCGGACGGCCGGCCGCGGCTGCGCCTTGAGCACCGCTCGGGCGCCGTCCGGGGCCGGGCCTCGCTCGAACCGGACGTGCTGGTCGGCGCGGACGGCATCCGCTCCGCCGTCCGGGCGGCGCTGCACCCGGGCGAGAGCGGGCCCCCGTGGAACGGGATGCTGGTGTGGCGGGGGGTGTCCCGGATGCCGGCGCGGGCCGTCGGCTCGTTCATGCTCATCGCGGGCGACGACCGGCAGAAGGCCGTGGTCTACCCGATGAGCCGCCCGACGGGACCGGGCCGGGAGGTCCTGGTGAACTGGGCACTGGCCCGCCCCGCGGACTCCGGATGCGCCGCGGCGGAGGAACGGCTCCGCGGCGACTGGGACCGTTCCGTACCCGTGGAGACCTTCCTTCCCTTCTACGAGGGCTGGGAGTTCGACGGCGTCCGCGTCCCCGACATCCTGCGGGCCGCCGACTCCGCGCACGAGTACCCGATGGTCGACCGCGAACCCCTCGACCGCTGGACCCACGGCCGGACCACCCTCCTCGGCGACGCCGCCCACGCCATGTACCCGACCGGCTCCAACGGCGCCACCCAGTCGATCGTCGACGCCCGGGCCCTCGCCCACGCCCTGGCCCGGCACGACGACCCGGCCGAGGGCCTCGCCGCCTACGAGGCCGAACGCCGCCCCGCCATGACCGCCCTCCAGCGCGCCAACCGGCGGCTCGGCCCCGAGGTCGTCATCAACCTCGCCCACGAGCGCGCCCCGCACGGCTTCACCGACATCCACGACGTCGTCCCGGCCGCGGAACTCGCCGCCGTCGCCGGGCGGTACGCCACCGCGGGGGCCTTCGACGCGGAGACCGTCAACCAGGGCTCCCCGTACGAGGTGCCGCTGCCCGCCATCGGCTGA
- a CDS encoding monodechloroaminopyrrolnitrin synthase PrnB family protein, whose product MFGDPRHRTEDIRAADPLGADALLAAVPAMNARRDTAALTVALRALVPDQELAAQWSVAGALAAMRDLGILLGSLKRHGVQPLAAVPEALPVLELLGRRTDMVPRDTVHHYTTWNPPGRRRRSYTGHPTEALLQEAVRMVFPGLVAAIEDCSRVARLEPYDPGFASALDRVARHVQAMVDSIDLTAAQVPPEYFAVTLRPYFEEVEVAGRDYLGPAAAQVPLWLVDLTLWQCDRSDAAYDAFLAESLPYALPGWREFHARHRGGVSAVSKLSAAVSWEPMDRLPPELVDSAAALGRVLRILKTFRARHLGVARKAYSDDLRLYEEGSGGAPVALLRSILDLTRENETMVRRTAVRHRPAGAPVGPAAA is encoded by the coding sequence TTGTTCGGCGATCCACGTCATCGCACCGAGGACATACGTGCCGCCGACCCGCTGGGCGCCGACGCCCTGCTCGCCGCGGTGCCCGCGATGAACGCCCGGCGCGACACCGCCGCCCTCACCGTCGCCCTGCGCGCCCTCGTCCCCGATCAGGAACTGGCCGCGCAGTGGAGCGTGGCGGGCGCGCTGGCCGCGATGCGGGACCTCGGCATCCTGCTCGGCTCGCTGAAACGCCACGGCGTGCAGCCCCTCGCCGCCGTCCCCGAGGCACTGCCGGTCCTCGAACTCCTCGGCCGCCGGACGGACATGGTGCCCCGGGACACCGTCCACCACTACACGACCTGGAACCCGCCCGGGCGGCGGCGCCGCTCGTACACCGGCCATCCGACCGAGGCCCTGCTCCAGGAGGCGGTCCGCATGGTCTTCCCCGGCCTCGTCGCCGCGATCGAGGACTGCTCCCGCGTCGCCCGCCTCGAACCGTACGACCCCGGATTCGCCTCCGCCCTGGACCGGGTCGCCCGCCACGTGCAGGCGATGGTCGACTCGATCGACCTCACGGCCGCGCAGGTCCCGCCCGAGTACTTCGCGGTGACCCTGCGGCCGTACTTCGAGGAGGTCGAGGTGGCGGGCCGCGACTACCTGGGTCCGGCCGCCGCGCAGGTCCCCCTCTGGCTCGTCGACCTGACGCTGTGGCAGTGCGACCGCTCGGACGCCGCCTACGACGCCTTCCTGGCCGAGTCCCTGCCGTACGCGCTGCCGGGCTGGCGGGAGTTCCACGCCCGGCACCGGGGCGGAGTGTCGGCGGTGAGCAAGCTGTCCGCGGCGGTCAGCTGGGAGCCCATGGACCGGCTGCCGCCCGAGCTCGTCGACTCGGCGGCCGCGCTCGGCAGGGTGCTGCGGATCCTCAAGACCTTCCGGGCCCGGCACCTCGGCGTCGCCCGCAAGGCGTACAGCGACGACCTGCGCCTGTACGAGGAGGGCAGCGGCGGCGCCCCCGTCGCGCTGCTCCGCTCGATCCTGGACCTGACCAGGGAGAACGAGACCATGGTGCGCCGCACGGCCGTGCGGCACCGTCCCGCCGGGGCCCCTGTCGGGCCCGCTGCCGCGTAA
- a CDS encoding MFS transporter → MTTPRPGPRRGALALLASTQLLLITDTAIVNVALPSVGADLGSGSAGLSWVANAYLITFGGLLLLGGRVADLLGHRRVFLAGLALLAAASAAGALAPGAPALVAARAAQGVGAALAAAAAFALLLLLFPDGPARHKALGVFAAMGGLGGVLGTVLGGALTGLLGWRSTFWLNVLLAAVLAALALRLLDHRAGRLRTGGGFDLAGALTATGGLGLTAYALVGGTEAGWTSARTLGAGGAGLALLLAFAAVETRAAAPLVPPPVLRRPVLRLSNALAALAQITLFPMFFLVSLYLQSVIGYAPLGGGLGLLPLSLVVVAVAPQAGRIIFLIGLHRAMTLGFVLLCAGTLWLALALTPDGTFASTVLAPSLLIGAALPLVMVTTNVAATAEAAPEETGLASGLVNTSQQFGSVLGLAVLVAVATSRTEAASGPGAGAVAAARAAAETAGFRAALLTGAAFAALAALLSVRLHVPEPAPVPDDPGVLDLR, encoded by the coding sequence GTGACGACACCCCGACCGGGGCCGCGGCGCGGGGCGCTCGCGCTGCTCGCCTCCACACAGCTGCTCCTGATCACGGACACCGCGATCGTCAACGTCGCCCTGCCCTCCGTCGGCGCGGACCTCGGGTCCGGCTCGGCCGGCCTCTCCTGGGTCGCCAACGCCTACCTGATCACCTTCGGCGGGCTGCTCCTCCTCGGCGGACGCGTCGCCGACCTCCTCGGCCACCGCCGGGTCTTCCTCGCCGGCCTCGCCCTCCTCGCCGCGGCCTCCGCCGCCGGCGCCCTCGCCCCCGGCGCGCCCGCGCTCGTCGCCGCCCGCGCCGCGCAGGGCGTCGGCGCGGCCCTCGCCGCGGCCGCCGCCTTCGCCCTGCTGCTCCTGCTCTTCCCCGACGGTCCCGCCCGGCACAAGGCGCTCGGCGTCTTCGCCGCGATGGGCGGTCTCGGCGGCGTCCTCGGCACGGTCCTCGGCGGCGCCCTCACCGGCCTCCTCGGCTGGCGCTCCACGTTCTGGCTGAACGTCCTCCTCGCGGCCGTCCTCGCCGCCCTCGCGCTCCGGCTCCTCGACCACCGGGCGGGCCGGCTCCGGACCGGCGGCGGCTTCGACCTCGCCGGGGCGCTCACCGCGACCGGCGGACTCGGACTGACCGCCTACGCGCTCGTCGGCGGGACCGAGGCCGGCTGGACCTCCGCCCGCACCCTCGGCGCCGGGGGAGCGGGCCTCGCGCTGCTGCTCGCCTTCGCCGCCGTCGAGACGCGCGCCGCCGCGCCGCTCGTCCCGCCCCCGGTCCTCCGCCGCCCGGTGCTCCGCCTCTCCAACGCCCTGGCCGCACTAGCCCAGATCACCCTCTTCCCGATGTTCTTCCTGGTCAGCCTCTACCTCCAGAGCGTCATCGGGTACGCGCCCCTCGGCGGCGGCCTCGGCCTGCTGCCGCTCTCGCTCGTCGTCGTCGCGGTCGCCCCGCAGGCCGGCCGGATCATCTTCCTGATCGGCCTGCACCGGGCCATGACCCTCGGCTTCGTCCTGCTCTGCGCCGGGACCCTCTGGCTGGCCCTCGCGCTCACCCCCGACGGCACCTTCGCGAGCACGGTCCTCGCGCCCAGCCTGCTCATCGGCGCCGCCCTGCCGCTCGTCATGGTCACCACCAACGTGGCCGCGACGGCCGAGGCGGCACCCGAGGAGACCGGACTCGCCTCCGGACTCGTCAACACCAGTCAGCAGTTCGGCTCCGTCCTCGGCCTCGCCGTCCTGGTGGCCGTCGCCACCTCCCGTACCGAAGCCGCTTCCGGGCCCGGTGCCGGGGCCGTGGCCGCCGCCCGCGCCGCCGCCGAGACCGCGGGCTTCCGTGCCGCGCTGCTCACCGGCGCGGCCTTCGCCGCCCTGGCCGCCCTGCTCTCCGTACGCCTCCACGTCCCCGAGCCGGCCCCTGTCCCCGACGACCCCGGGGTGTTGGACCTCCGGTGA
- a CDS encoding 4-hydroxyphenylacetate 3-hydroxylase family protein: protein MTRSGQEYLEALRDGREIWLDGERVKDVTAHPAFRASAASFAGLYDLADDPAHHPVLVQGGVRRAYAVPRSYEDLVARRRAFRTTAEASYGFLGRTPDYMAAGAAGFAAAPAVFTGDAFDGAEHALGFHRRLAEGDLHAAFTLTNPASGPGEDDLTLRIVAERDGGIVVRGAKTIGTGAVFADELLVGTIEPLADDDLDHAVTFSLRLDTPGLKLISRTSYEGRSRSVFDHPLSSRYDENDAMLVCEDVFVPWERVLTYRDPATTGAIWWRTPAYLNFVHQSATRFWTKLEFLTGLAILVARSHGTDKLPPVTQALGRLLGMVAQAKAFVLGSEASYEEVDGGRGGVRPGQEISFAQRIMAGELYPRAVQDIKLLAGGALVQLPASGRDLLHPELGPLVRQYFRTPGHPAEDRLKLLKLAWDALGSEFAGRHEQYERFYHGAPHVYLTMQTWAGSADTCERLARTCLDGYGLGTTR from the coding sequence GTGACGAGGTCCGGGCAGGAGTATCTGGAGGCGCTGCGCGACGGGCGCGAGATCTGGCTCGACGGGGAGCGCGTCAAGGACGTCACCGCCCACCCCGCCTTCCGGGCCTCGGCGGCCTCCTTCGCCGGCCTGTACGACCTCGCCGACGACCCCGCGCACCACCCCGTCCTGGTCCAGGGCGGGGTGCGGCGCGCCTACGCGGTGCCCCGCTCCTACGAGGACCTGGTGGCCCGGCGCCGGGCCTTCCGGACGACGGCCGAGGCGAGTTACGGCTTCCTCGGCCGCACCCCCGACTACATGGCCGCCGGCGCGGCCGGCTTCGCCGCCGCGCCCGCCGTCTTCACCGGCGACGCCTTCGACGGTGCCGAGCACGCCCTCGGCTTCCACCGCCGGCTCGCCGAAGGCGACCTGCACGCCGCCTTCACCCTCACCAACCCGGCCTCGGGCCCCGGCGAGGACGACCTCACGCTCCGGATCGTCGCAGAGCGCGACGGCGGGATCGTGGTCCGCGGCGCCAAGACCATCGGCACCGGGGCCGTCTTCGCCGACGAGCTCCTCGTCGGCACCATCGAACCGCTGGCCGACGACGACCTCGACCACGCCGTGACGTTCTCCTTACGCCTCGACACCCCCGGTCTCAAGCTGATCTCCCGCACCTCGTACGAGGGGCGGTCCCGGTCCGTCTTCGACCACCCGCTCTCCTCCCGGTACGACGAGAACGACGCGATGCTCGTCTGCGAGGACGTGTTCGTGCCCTGGGAACGGGTCCTCACCTACCGGGACCCCGCCACCACCGGCGCGATCTGGTGGCGCACCCCCGCCTACCTCAACTTCGTCCACCAGTCCGCCACCCGCTTCTGGACGAAGCTGGAGTTCCTCACCGGCCTCGCGATCCTCGTCGCCCGCTCGCACGGCACCGACAAGCTGCCGCCCGTCACCCAGGCCCTCGGCCGGCTCCTCGGCATGGTCGCCCAGGCCAAGGCCTTCGTCCTCGGCTCCGAGGCCTCGTACGAGGAGGTCGACGGGGGCCGCGGCGGTGTCCGGCCGGGCCAGGAGATCTCCTTCGCCCAGCGGATCATGGCCGGCGAGCTCTACCCGCGGGCCGTCCAGGACATCAAGCTCCTCGCGGGCGGCGCCCTCGTCCAGCTCCCCGCGAGCGGCCGGGACCTCCTCCACCCCGAACTCGGCCCGCTCGTCCGGCAGTACTTCCGCACCCCGGGCCACCCCGCCGAGGACCGCCTCAAACTCCTCAAGCTCGCCTGGGACGCGCTCGGTTCCGAGTTCGCCGGCCGCCACGAGCAGTACGAGCGCTTCTACCACGGAGCCCCCCACGTCTACCTGACCATGCAGACCTGGGCCGGGTCCGCCGACACGTGCGAGCGGCTCGCCCGGACCTGTCTCGACGGCTACGGCCTGGGGACGACCCGGTGA
- a CDS encoding AraC family transcriptional regulator, protein MDTVGTDRHDRREHDAQPGAEHEDLLTELLKPLRLTGVFDSRWHVRAPWAIEGDAERSCAVLHYVVEGDCWITTDGEASVELHAGDLVVFPTGTAHRLADRPERQGVPLKAVLPERQPGTSGEIVIEGTGPEARLLCAGLHYDAGAATGLYTSLPWALVLDRAQVDREPLLRDTLRLLASPDRPVGPGDRLITLRAFEMALVLALRPLLRELAGSPASLPMLRHPGISRAVVMITTRFAEPWRIDSLAREVGMSRSAFTAAFRELVGESPARYLAARRMQEAVRLLTETSLPQSALPARIGYQSAVGFHLAFRKWFGVTPGEYRAGGARAA, encoded by the coding sequence ATGGATACCGTGGGAACCGACCGTCACGACCGGCGCGAGCACGATGCTCAGCCCGGTGCCGAGCACGAGGACCTGCTGACCGAGCTCCTGAAACCCCTCCGGCTCACCGGCGTCTTCGACAGTCGCTGGCACGTCCGGGCCCCCTGGGCCATCGAAGGCGACGCCGAACGCAGCTGCGCCGTCCTCCACTACGTCGTCGAGGGCGACTGCTGGATCACCACCGACGGAGAGGCCTCCGTCGAGCTGCACGCCGGCGACCTCGTCGTCTTCCCCACCGGCACCGCGCACCGCCTCGCCGACCGCCCCGAGCGCCAGGGCGTCCCCCTCAAGGCCGTCCTGCCCGAACGGCAGCCCGGCACCTCCGGCGAGATCGTCATCGAGGGCACGGGCCCCGAGGCCCGGCTGCTCTGCGCCGGACTCCACTACGACGCCGGCGCCGCCACCGGCCTCTACACCTCCCTGCCCTGGGCCCTCGTCCTCGACCGCGCCCAGGTCGACCGCGAGCCGCTGCTCCGTGACACCCTCAGGCTGCTCGCCTCCCCCGACCGGCCCGTCGGACCCGGCGACCGGCTCATCACCCTGCGCGCCTTCGAGATGGCGCTCGTCCTCGCGCTCCGCCCGCTGCTGCGTGAACTCGCGGGCAGCCCGGCCTCGTTGCCCATGCTGCGGCACCCCGGCATCAGCCGGGCGGTGGTGATGATCACGACCCGCTTCGCCGAGCCATGGCGGATCGACTCCCTCGCCCGGGAGGTCGGCATGTCCCGCTCCGCCTTCACCGCCGCCTTCCGCGAGCTCGTCGGCGAGTCCCCGGCCCGCTACCTCGCCGCCCGCCGCATGCAGGAGGCCGTACGGCTCCTCACCGAGACGTCGCTCCCGCAGTCCGCCCTGCCCGCCCGTATCGGCTACCAGAGCGCCGTCGGCTTCCACCTCGCCTTCCGCAAGTGGTTCGGGGTGACGCCGGGCGAGTACCGCGCGGGGGGCGCAAGGGCCGCCTGA
- a CDS encoding SDR family oxidoreductase: MSSEIPMRVAVVGATGFQGGAVARLLAERHHRVRALTRRPEADRPPLPGAFFLAGDLGRPGDVRRLFEGTTHAFVTMPLVYDPERVEAYARNIADAALRAGTVRLVLNTNTRVPHAPTGFPAFETRRLAERVLRDSGVPLVVVRPPVYLDNLFSPWNGPALVDEGVLAYPLPESARTAWLSHRGLAEAALAALTREGLEGRTFDIGGAAALTGGELAAAFGRGLGRAVRYQELDPVDFEHGLAGLLGPAAAAGVAGIYHYMASGADPLLMADDDGVSAEALALEQAPVEEWVARQPWQVWSTDAEEPDASPRR; the protein is encoded by the coding sequence ATGTCCAGTGAGATTCCGATGCGGGTGGCGGTCGTGGGCGCGACCGGATTCCAGGGCGGTGCGGTGGCCCGTCTGCTGGCCGAGCGGCACCACCGGGTCCGCGCCCTGACGCGGCGCCCGGAGGCCGACCGGCCGCCGCTGCCGGGGGCCTTCTTCCTCGCCGGCGACCTGGGGCGGCCGGGCGACGTGCGGCGGCTCTTCGAGGGGACGACGCACGCGTTCGTCACGATGCCGCTGGTGTACGACCCGGAGCGGGTGGAGGCGTACGCGCGGAACATCGCGGACGCGGCCCTGCGCGCGGGCACGGTCCGGCTGGTCCTGAACACCAACACCCGTGTCCCGCACGCCCCGACGGGGTTCCCGGCGTTCGAGACGCGGCGCCTCGCGGAGCGGGTGCTGCGGGACAGCGGGGTGCCGCTCGTGGTGGTCAGGCCGCCGGTCTACCTCGACAACCTCTTCTCGCCGTGGAACGGTCCCGCGCTCGTCGACGAGGGCGTGCTCGCCTATCCGCTGCCGGAGTCGGCGCGGACGGCGTGGCTCTCGCACCGGGGTCTGGCGGAGGCGGCGCTGGCGGCGCTGACCCGGGAGGGCCTGGAGGGGCGGACGTTCGACATCGGCGGTGCGGCGGCGCTGACGGGCGGGGAGCTCGCGGCGGCCTTCGGCCGGGGCCTCGGCCGGGCCGTGCGCTATCAGGAGCTGGATCCGGTCGACTTCGAGCACGGGCTCGCCGGGCTCCTCGGTCCGGCGGCGGCGGCCGGGGTGGCGGGGATCTACCACTACATGGCGAGCGGCGCGGATCCGCTGCTCATGGCGGACGACGACGGGGTGTCGGCGGAGGCGCTGGCGCTCGAACAGGCCCCGGTGGAGGAGTGGGTGGCCCGCCAGCCGTGGCAGGTCTGGTCGACGGACGCGGAGGAACCGGACGCCTCCCCGCGCCGCTGA
- a CDS encoding alpha-1,4-glucan--maltose-1-phosphate maltosyltransferase → MGRIPVLDVRPLVDCGRRPAKAVAGETFEVTATVFREGHDAVAANVVLRGPSGRPGPWTPMRELAPGTDRWGAEVTPDAEGSWTYTVEAWSDPVATWRHTAKIKIPAGIDSELVLAEGAELHERAAKGVPKKGGGREAVLAAADALRDVSRPAAVRLAAALAPRVVESLDRHPLRELLSSSPALPLQVERERALFGSWYEFFPRSEGARKVKGRTVPGNFRTASERLPAVAAMGFDVVYLPPVHPIGETHRKGPNNSLSASPNDVGVPWAIGSPEGGHDALHPDLGTFEDFDAFVARARELRLEIALDFALQCSPDHPWVEKHPEWFRHRPDGSIAYAENPPKKYQDIYPIDFDGAADNMDGIVAETVRVLRFWMDHGVRIFRVDNPHTKPVVFWERVIGEINRADPDVIFLAEAFTRPAMMRTLGAIGFQQSYTYFTWRNTKEELTEYVTELSGETAAQMRPNFFVNTPDILHAYLQEGGRPAFEARAVLAATLSPSWGMYAGYELCEGTPLRAGSEEYLDSEKYELRPRDWESAERAGATITPLITALNRIRRRHPALRRLRNITFHETDNAQVIAYSKRSGSNIVLVVVNLDPHHTQEASLSLNMPELGLDWHETVPVRDELTGETYHWGRASYVRLEPGVTPAHVLVLRPSPQTGGSPTS, encoded by the coding sequence ATGGGACGCATTCCCGTACTGGACGTACGCCCGCTGGTCGACTGTGGCCGGCGCCCCGCGAAAGCGGTGGCAGGAGAGACCTTCGAGGTGACGGCGACCGTCTTCCGCGAGGGGCACGACGCGGTCGCCGCCAATGTCGTATTGCGCGGCCCGTCCGGCCGCCCCGGCCCGTGGACCCCGATGCGCGAACTGGCCCCCGGTACCGACCGGTGGGGCGCCGAGGTCACCCCGGACGCCGAGGGCTCGTGGACGTACACCGTCGAGGCGTGGAGCGATCCGGTGGCCACCTGGCGGCACACCGCGAAGATCAAGATCCCGGCCGGGATCGACTCCGAACTCGTCCTCGCAGAGGGCGCCGAGCTGCACGAGCGGGCCGCGAAGGGCGTCCCGAAGAAGGGCGGCGGCCGGGAGGCCGTGCTGGCCGCCGCGGACGCGCTGCGCGATGTCTCCCGCCCGGCGGCGGTCCGGCTCGCGGCGGCGCTCGCGCCGCGCGTCGTCGAGTCGCTCGACCGCCACCCGCTGCGCGAACTCCTTTCCTCCTCCCCCGCGTTGCCGCTGCAGGTGGAGCGGGAGCGGGCGCTGTTCGGCTCCTGGTACGAGTTCTTCCCGCGCTCGGAGGGCGCGCGGAAGGTCAAGGGCCGTACGGTGCCGGGGAACTTCCGCACCGCGTCCGAACGGCTGCCGGCGGTCGCGGCGATGGGCTTCGACGTGGTGTACCTGCCGCCGGTCCACCCGATCGGCGAGACCCACCGCAAGGGCCCGAACAACTCCCTCTCGGCGTCCCCGAACGACGTGGGCGTGCCGTGGGCGATCGGCTCCCCGGAGGGCGGGCACGACGCGCTCCACCCGGACCTCGGCACCTTCGAGGACTTCGACGCCTTCGTGGCGCGGGCCCGGGAGCTGCGTCTGGAGATCGCGCTGGACTTCGCGCTCCAGTGTTCGCCGGACCATCCGTGGGTGGAGAAGCACCCGGAGTGGTTCCGCCACCGGCCGGACGGTTCGATCGCGTACGCGGAGAACCCGCCGAAGAAGTACCAGGACATCTATCCGATCGATTTCGACGGTGCCGCCGACAACATGGACGGGATCGTCGCGGAGACCGTGCGGGTGCTGCGGTTCTGGATGGACCACGGGGTGCGGATCTTCCGCGTGGACAACCCGCACACCAAGCCGGTGGTGTTCTGGGAGCGGGTGATCGGCGAGATCAACCGGGCCGATCCGGACGTGATCTTCCTGGCGGAGGCGTTCACGCGGCCGGCGATGATGCGGACGCTCGGGGCGATCGGTTTCCAGCAGTCGTACACGTACTTCACCTGGCGCAACACCAAGGAGGAGCTGACGGAGTACGTCACCGAGCTGTCCGGCGAGACGGCGGCGCAGATGCGTCCGAACTTCTTCGTGAACACCCCCGACATCCTGCACGCCTACCTCCAGGAGGGCGGCCGGCCCGCGTTCGAGGCGCGGGCGGTGCTCGCGGCGACCCTCTCGCCCTCCTGGGGCATGTACGCCGGGTACGAGCTGTGCGAGGGCACCCCGCTGCGGGCCGGGAGTGAGGAGTACCTGGACTCGGAGAAGTACGAACTCAGGCCCCGCGACTGGGAGTCGGCGGAGCGGGCGGGGGCGACGATCACGCCGCTCATCACCGCCCTGAACCGGATCAGGCGCCGCCACCCGGCCCTCCGCAGGCTGCGGAACATCACCTTCCACGAGACCGACAACGCGCAGGTGATCGCGTACTCGAAGCGCTCGGGTTCGAACATCGTTCTGGTGGTCGTCAACCTCGACCCGCACCACACCCAGGAGGCTTCACTCTCGTTGAACATGCCGGAACTCGGCCTCGACTGGCACGAGACCGTGCCGGTGCGCGACGAGCTCACCGGCGAGACCTATCACTGGGGCAGGGCCAGTTACGTGCGCCTGGAACCGGGTGTCACACCCGCGCACGTCCTCGTCCTGCGACCGTCCCCGCAGACCGGAGGGTCACCCACATCATGA